CCTTCCGAGGGGATGAAGGTGCTTGCTGTACTTCGAGATGCATCTGACGATAATACAGATTACGTTTCTAATGCATTGGTTGTGGAGAAAGCAGGCAGCGGAAGCGAGCAGCCCACCACGCCGGAGGGAGATATTTCCAAGAACTGTTCCGTCAAGCTGCTTCGGACAGAAGCCTTTACAGAGGCGGATACGTCGGTAGATGTGGAGGTAAATCTGGATCCCAGCCTGACAGATGGCTGCTATATGACGATTTTCGGATATTCTTCTAATATGAGCTTTGATCCGGACATGGTGTATAACCTGAGATTATGGTCCGGGAAAGTAACCAGTGGAACATATACCTGTACGTTTAATCAGAAACTGCAGAAGTATCATAATGTCATTGCCTGCCTGAATGTACCGGTGGGAGAGGACAATTATCGTTCGGTGGTTTCTCAGGCCATCGAGGTGGTGGATGACAGTGGCTCCGGTTTCCAGGATTATACTTACCCGGATGTTAAGATTGATGAGGATACGCTGGTGGAGGGCGCAACAACCCTGCATATCACGCTGACCGGAGACGAGCGGCTGTTTGCGGCTGCCCAGGCAGGTCAGACAAGCATTACCTGTGCGGTCGGTCAGTATCCGGCAGATGAGACCTTTGATTTTGAAGGGGAGCATCAGATTTCTCTGGCCAGCAATATCAGCGGTGCAGAGCCCTTCAGCGGCAAAGAGATCACCCTCAGCGAGCCACTGAAAGCGGGTTATCGCGTGCGCGCTGTCGTATACTGGTCCCAGAATAAAGATATTTTCCTTGCAAAGGGCAATGACTATGAGGAATCTTTCCATCGCCCGGATGACTCTGTGCTGGTAAGTGCAGCACCTTCTACGGATGATCCGGAGGTGACCGTGGGAACTATCACAGAGGGAAAAGATTTTGAGGTGACATTAAAGGGAGATGCTCCCAGCGGCTCCATGCTCATCATTAAGAGCTACCCGGCAGATACGGAAGCATTTGCCATGAATCAGGGAACGCTGGTTGCAGCCGTGCAGAATGCAGAGGCCGGAACCATTACCGTATCTCCCAAAGCCGGTTCCGCCAGTGCAGGGCAGAAAGTGGTTGTATTCTGGCACCATGCAGGAGATATCATTGCTTCCAGCGAACCGGTGACGGTGCAGGAGCCGGTGCCTTTTGAGGTAACAACAGATGGCATGCTGCTGGCAGGCACCACTTCTGTGACTTTCCATGTGAAAGCGCTTGTAGCAGTGGATGATAATAATATTAATGTGACGCGTTTGTGTCGGATCGCCAGTGATGGAAAGCCGGATACAGCCAATCCGCTGGCAGTACGTTATGGACAGAAGCCGGGTGACATTACCTTTGAGGGTCTGGACGCATTACAGGCAGGAGAGCGGCTTTGCCTGTCTCTCAGATATCAGAATGGAGACAAAACATTTATCAGCGCTGCTTTCCCTGTGGTGGCAGAGGACAGCATTATGGTACAGCAGACCAGTTTCACAATGGATGCCAAGAGCGCAGATATTGTTGTAAAGGGATGCGACAATCTCAAAGGTGGCTACCTGATTGCTGCAGTCGGCAGAAGCGGAGCAGATTCTGATGACAGACAGCGGCTTGCTTCTGTTCCTTTCACAGGAGAAGGCAATTATACCTTATCGTTCTATGAAAATGTGAAATTACAGGTCGGACAGACGGTTCTCATATATCTGTATAAATATGACGCAGATGCGGACAGGGGCTACACAAAAGAAGCTGCCGAGATCCCGGTGACCGGCGACCTGCCGACCGTGGAGCCCAAGGTGGGGATCGTGACTTCCCAGGTACGGGCAGATCGGAAGGATGTCTGGGTAGAGACAGAATTTTCCGAGCAGCTGACTGCAAAACTGGCACTGTACTGCCATGAGGGAGACACCTATACCGAGGCAGACAGAATTTATTATGGGGCAATTTCCAATTCCTCCGGCAGCCGGAAGATTACCTTCGGGGATGACAAACTGACCGCAGGCAAGTACCTGACTGCAGAGCTGGAGGTGTCAGACGGAACAAAGGCGGTTTCCAAATCGGTACTCATTGAGGCGGAGCCGGAAAAGGAAAAACCGATAGCTTATATTTTGACAAAACCGGAGAAGCTGACCGCAGGTATTACAAACATTACGGCTTCTATGACGATGGATACCAATACGAGTGATGCTTCTTACAAACTGTATCAGTACACCACGGATACGTTTGATGCGGCAGCCGCGGAAACCTTGTGCAGCGGTGTTCTGTATAGCTCTACGACAAACCAGAAGCTGTATGTTGGCGTAGGAAACTTAAAAGCAGGCGCCAAACTGTTACTTATCGTGACAGCGGACGGCGTGGAGGGACGTTCTCAGGAAATGACGGTGCTGCCGTCTCCTGACTGGGGCACGCCGTATGCGGCCTTTGATGTGTCCGCTGTGGCAGCAGATTCTACTGAGATTCCGCTGACGGTGCAGTATTCCGATGAATATCTGAGCCTGGGGGATGAATTTTACTGTGATGTGAGCGTATACCAGTTTTCCGCAGCGTACACGGACGATGAGTTTGAGAAAAATGAGCTGTGGGAGAATTTTGATAAGGCAAAGGTTGTGGCAAAAGCCAACAGCACCCAGGGAGATGTGACCAATGGCAGTCTGAAAATCCCGGTGCGCAGCACAGCCCAGTTAAATCCGGGTGACCGGCTGATCATCAAGCTTCGCCTGCCCCACACCGAGTGGGAGGGAGAAGAGGTGGATTACATCTTTACCTCCATTCCAGTGCTGCCGGCGGGAGAAGAGGCACCTGCTTACAAAGTGGTGCTCTACAATCTGGGGGATGATTCTTCCAAAGGCGACAGAGTGCGCAAGATCCTTGACAAGATCGGCGTGCCAACAGAAACGATGGAATATGCACACTTAAACGAGACGGTTGGTTATCTGGCCGGACTGGATGGCTACGAAGCTGCCAAATCTGAATGGACAGGAGCAACCTTTGATACCGAGTTCATGCTGCTTTGCAACCTGCCCGAGTCTCTGCTGGACCGGTTCCTGGATGAGATGCAGGCAAACGGCCTGCGCATCGACCACAAGGCTATCGTGACAGAGTACAACCGGGAATACGAATTCCATGAACTGATCGAGGACATCAAGGAAGAGCACAACACCTTCCAGGTGCTGATCGCGCTGAACAGCCTCGTAAAAGATGCGGAAAAACTGGACGAAAAGGTTTACGGCACAAGTAAGGATTGGCAGGCATTGCAGCAGGCCATCGCGGATGCCAATGCGGTGATCGGCAGCTACGAGCCTTCGGAGGAAGAGCTGACGACGGCTTATCATACATTAAAAGAACTGTACCTGAGCGTCACAGAGAAAAAAGAAATCCAGGGAACTGCCATTATCACGGTGGAGAAAAATGAGAATGGTACCTATCGTCTGACTGCCAGTGTCAAGGATGGCGTGGAAAGAGCAGAGTATGAATACCGCTGGAGAACCGGAGAAACCGGCCCTGTGCTGGATCAGGTATCTGCAGAAGTGCTCATCGGTTCCACAGTAGAGGTGAGCAGAGAGGATCTGTACGGCACGCTGAAAGCGCAGCTGCAGGTGCCGGAAGCTCCTGCGGCAACCGTCATTGCCGGAACCGATTACATGAAAGTGACATGGAATGCGCCAGCGCAGGCAGACAATCAGCCGTTGCCGGAAAGCTACGTGGTATCCGTGTATAAGGAGGGTGTTCTTGTAAAAGAGATCACCTGTGCCGGAGATGCCACAGAGGCATTGGTGGATGGTCTGGAAGTGCAGACCGGCTACATCGTAAAAGTGGCAGCAGTCAGCCCGGTGGGCCGCAGTGACCGTGCGGTGCTGGCAGCTCAGACCCAGGAAAAGCCTTCGGTCAATCCGGGGGACAATGGCAACCAGGATAACGGAAACGGCAACAACAACGGTGGGCAGAATGGTGGCAATTCCAACAACGGAAACAATGGAAATGGTTCCAATGCCAATAACGGCAGCAACGGCTCCAATGGAAACAACTCCAACGGCTCCGGTAACGGTTCCAGCGGAAATAATTCCAATGGCTCCGGGAACAGCTCCGGCGGAAGTGGTCCGAATGGTTCCGGCAGCAGTTCCAACACAGACAATGGAGGTTCTTCCGGCGGTGCAGTGAAGACCGGGGACAACACCCCCTGGGAGCTGTATCTGGCAGGACTTCTGGCCAGCGCAGCCATCGCGGCAGCCGTGTCCAGAAAGAGAAGAGCGAAATAACAAAAGTGTTGCTCATGAAGATATAAAACCGTAGGGCAACGTGTTAAGAGCTCCGGCAGGGAATGGATTCTCTGTTCGGAGCTCTTGCTTATTTCATATTTTTAATAATCCACCCGTTCCAGGAACAGTCCCTGGGGATCGGCAGGTACGCTGGCCTCTGCCGGTGCTTTGGGATCGAAGATGGCGGGAATGTCGGATACGGGCCGTTTGCCCAGGCCGATGTCCAGCAGGGTAGAAGCGATCATCCGTGCCATGTTGTGAAGAAAATCGTTGGCGGTGATGGTGATCTGCAGTTCCTTGTCGTCGGCGTATACTTCCAGATCGGTGATGGTGCGCACGGTGGATTTGCTCTTTTTGGCCGTGGAGAAAGCGGCAAAATCGTGGGTGCCTTTTAACAGCGCTGCTGCCTCCTTCATGGTGGAAACGTCTGGGCGGCCGAAGCAGTAGTAGGTGTATTTGCGCTCGAAGACGCTGGGCACGTCGCCGATGGCTACCCGGTAAACGTAGGTGCGGGAGTGGGCGTTTAAGGCCGCGTGGAACCGCTCCGGCATTTCTTCCGCTTCCAGTACAGCAATGTCCATGGGCAGATACCGGTTCAGGTACTGGCGCACCTTTGCCGCAGACAGATCGGTGTCCAGTTTGCAGCTGATGACCTGGCCATAGGCGTGTACGCCGGCCTCTGTCCGGGAGCCGCAGAAAAGCTCCACATCCTGGCCGGACATTTTTTTCAGTACTTCTTTGATCTTATTTTCGATGGTATTGGTGGATTCGCCCTTCCCCAGGCGCTGCCAGCCGCTGTAACGGCTGCCGTCGTATTCTATCGTCAGTTTGAAGTTTTTCATAAAGACAGTGTCTCTCTTTCTATATATTAATGCTTTCCGGTTATCAATAGCGTGCTTTTCCTATTTTCCGTGGTTACTCTTTTGCCAGACGGCACGAAGGTCGTCAAGGATCGTCTCCGGCACCCGTAAATTTCCAAAGCCGGTGCCCATGTCCTGGCCGGGTTTGTTATCCCCGTGGAAATCGGAGCCGCCGCTTAAGAGCAGGGAATGTCGGCTGGCCAGGCGGCGCACCATGGCCTCGTCGGCATGGTTGTAGGTGGCGTACAGGCCTTCAATGGCAGTGAGCCCCGCGTCCTTTAATGGAAAGAGTAGCTTATGCAGGGCGTGCTCGTTCATATGGTAGAGCACGGGATGGGCCAGCACAGCCAGACCTCCGGCCTCCCGGATGAGACGGACACCGTCCCAGGGGGTGACTTTTTCCCGGGGAACAAAGCAGGGGCCGTTGTCGCCGATGTATTTTTCGAAGGCTTCTTTGATCTGTTGGATGTAGCCTTTCTGCATCATGAGCCGGGCAAAATGGGCCCGGGTGATGACGGCATCGGGGAAGGCTTCGGTGAGCTCCTCCATGGTGATGGGACATCCGGCTTCTGTCAGCCGTGCCGCCATTTTTTCATTGCGGCGGTCACGGGAGGCGCAGAATTCGGCCAGATGCTCCAGAAAAACGGGGTTTTCGTAGTCAATGAACAGGCCGACGATGTGGATGTCACGGCCGTTGTATTCGGTGGAAAGCTCGATGCCGGGGATGACCTCCACATCGGTATTTCTGGCATAGGCGATGGCCGGGGCCAGACCGTCAATGGTATCGTGGTCGGTCAGGGCAAAGGCTGCCAGCTGTTTTTGTAAGGCATAATCCACCAGCGCTTCCGGGGAAAAGGTGCCGTCCGAGGCAGTGGAGTGGACATGCAGGTCTACATATCTCATAGTATTGGAGTCCTTTTCTTTTTTAGATGCCTTACGGATTGTTTCGTACTTCGTACTCTCACAATCCTGCCCAATATTCGGATATCGTGTGGCATTCGCCCCACTTTTATCCTCATATTAGGGCGGGGCATTCAGCCATAAAATCACTTTTGCGCGAGCGCATCGTTCTTTTTGGCTGTTGCCCCTGGCATCATGATATTATTTCTCAATTTTCGGGAACGCCTTTATTATACCTGTTTTCGGACAAATGAGCAAGGACAGATGCTGCCGGAAAGAGGAAAAGCGTTGCGCCGGGGACACGCTGTCAGGTATAATGAAATCACAGTGACGAAGATCCGATTCCGCCTGTGCTTGCACAAAGGCGGGAGGCGAATCTTACGACACGCCCGGACATGAGCATGAAAGTGGAGCGTAAGCTACACGATATGCGAATGGACGTAGAATTGCGGGAGTGCACCGCACGGAGCAATTCGTGTGATTTAACAGTGGGAATGATCAATACGAAATCTATTGAGTGAAAGTTAGGAGAAATTTTATGACAGCAGAACAGAACACATTCAAAGGATCAACGGAGTATGTGGCATCGCAGGAGCTGATGGCGGCGGTGAACATTGCCATGCAGCTGCAGAAGCCGCTGCTGATCAAGGGGGAACCGGGAACGGGTAAAACGATGCTGGCGGAGGCCATCGCGAAAGCGCTGGACAAGCCGCTGCTGATCTGGAATATCAAATCCACCACCAAGGCCCAGGAGGGACTTTATGTGTATGACACGATCCAGCGTCTTTATGACAGTCAGTTCGGCGAGGCGGGGGTGGATGACATCGCCCATTACATTCGCTTGGGAAAACTGGGCGAGGCTTTTTCCTCCGAAGAGCAGGCGGTGCTGCTCATTGACGAGATCGACAAGGCGGATCTGGAATTTCCCAACGACCTGCTGTGGGAGCTGGATCGGATGGAATTTTATATCCACGAGACGAAGGAAACAGTGCGGGCAAAGCATCGTCCCATCGTGATCATCACTTCCAACGCGGAGAAGGAGCTGCCGGACGCGTTCCTGCGCCGGTGTATTTTCCACTATATTGAGTTTCCGGGGCCGGAGCAGATGGAGGAGATCGTCCGGGCGCATTTTGACCATCTGGAGGATCATCTGTTACAGCAGGCTTTTGAGACCTTTTACTGGATCCGGGGCTTGAAGGACATTCGGAAAAAACCGAGCACCTCGGAGCTTATCGACTGGCTGCAGGCGCTGCTGCTCTCGGGCATTGATCCGGAAAAAATCCGGGAGGAGCTTCCATTTATCGGCGTGCTGCTGAAAAAGGATGAGGATCTGAACACCTTGCAAAAAAGGAGATATTGATGTTTACTCCATTTTTCTATCTTTTAAAAGCGAAAGGGCTGGAGGTATCGCTGACAGAGTGGCTGACCTTTATGGAGGCGCTGGATCAGGGACTTTCCGGGGCCAGTCTGACGCAGTTTTACTATCTGGGCCGGATGATCCTTGTGAAAAGTGAGACCGATTATGATAAATATGACCGGGCGTTTCAGGAGTTTTTCCAGGGGATCAAAACGATGGACGAGATTCCGCCCCAGTTCATGGAATGGCTGGAGAATGTCGAGGCGGACGAGGAAACCATGTGGGATCAGGAAAATAACATCCTGTACCGGAAAAATCAGGAGCCGCCGGATGAGGAGGAGATCCGCAGGCGGTTTCAGGAGCGTCTGGAGGAACAGAAAACCCGGCATGACGGCGGCACCTACTGGATCGGCAG
Above is a window of Oscillospiraceae bacterium NTUH-002-81 DNA encoding:
- a CDS encoding MoxR family ATPase — its product is MTAEQNTFKGSTEYVASQELMAAVNIAMQLQKPLLIKGEPGTGKTMLAEAIAKALDKPLLIWNIKSTTKAQEGLYVYDTIQRLYDSQFGEAGVDDIAHYIRLGKLGEAFSSEEQAVLLIDEIDKADLEFPNDLLWELDRMEFYIHETKETVRAKHRPIVIITSNAEKELPDAFLRRCIFHYIEFPGPEQMEEIVRAHFDHLEDHLLQQAFETFYWIRGLKDIRKKPSTSELIDWLQALLLSGIDPEKIREELPFIGVLLKKDEDLNTLQKRRY
- a CDS encoding PHP domain-containing protein; this encodes MRYVDLHVHSTASDGTFSPEALVDYALQKQLAAFALTDHDTIDGLAPAIAYARNTDVEVIPGIELSTEYNGRDIHIVGLFIDYENPVFLEHLAEFCASRDRRNEKMAARLTEAGCPITMEELTEAFPDAVITRAHFARLMMQKGYIQQIKEAFEKYIGDNGPCFVPREKVTPWDGVRLIREAGGLAVLAHPVLYHMNEHALHKLLFPLKDAGLTAIEGLYATYNHADEAMVRRLASRHSLLLSGGSDFHGDNKPGQDMGTGFGNLRVPETILDDLRAVWQKSNHGK
- a CDS encoding DUF3783 domain-containing protein — protein: MFLKQWKRAVALMLALVMTLSVNGISAQAATSSEGIRITDEKITTETTSIHVNLDRVPSLGILKVIQMDADEEYDASKLNTAEYQMLNFSLVANLQEGDNVLTLTTAPSEGMKVLAVLRDASDDNTDYVSNALVVEKAGSGSEQPTTPEGDISKNCSVKLLRTEAFTEADTSVDVEVNLDPSLTDGCYMTIFGYSSNMSFDPDMVYNLRLWSGKVTSGTYTCTFNQKLQKYHNVIACLNVPVGEDNYRSVVSQAIEVVDDSGSGFQDYTYPDVKIDEDTLVEGATTLHITLTGDERLFAAAQAGQTSITCAVGQYPADETFDFEGEHQISLASNISGAEPFSGKEITLSEPLKAGYRVRAVVYWSQNKDIFLAKGNDYEESFHRPDDSVLVSAAPSTDDPEVTVGTITEGKDFEVTLKGDAPSGSMLIIKSYPADTEAFAMNQGTLVAAVQNAEAGTITVSPKAGSASAGQKVVVFWHHAGDIIASSEPVTVQEPVPFEVTTDGMLLAGTTSVTFHVKALVAVDDNNINVTRLCRIASDGKPDTANPLAVRYGQKPGDITFEGLDALQAGERLCLSLRYQNGDKTFISAAFPVVAEDSIMVQQTSFTMDAKSADIVVKGCDNLKGGYLIAAVGRSGADSDDRQRLASVPFTGEGNYTLSFYENVKLQVGQTVLIYLYKYDADADRGYTKEAAEIPVTGDLPTVEPKVGIVTSQVRADRKDVWVETEFSEQLTAKLALYCHEGDTYTEADRIYYGAISNSSGSRKITFGDDKLTAGKYLTAELEVSDGTKAVSKSVLIEAEPEKEKPIAYILTKPEKLTAGITNITASMTMDTNTSDASYKLYQYTTDTFDAAAAETLCSGVLYSSTTNQKLYVGVGNLKAGAKLLLIVTADGVEGRSQEMTVLPSPDWGTPYAAFDVSAVAADSTEIPLTVQYSDEYLSLGDEFYCDVSVYQFSAAYTDDEFEKNELWENFDKAKVVAKANSTQGDVTNGSLKIPVRSTAQLNPGDRLIIKLRLPHTEWEGEEVDYIFTSIPVLPAGEEAPAYKVVLYNLGDDSSKGDRVRKILDKIGVPTETMEYAHLNETVGYLAGLDGYEAAKSEWTGATFDTEFMLLCNLPESLLDRFLDEMQANGLRIDHKAIVTEYNREYEFHELIEDIKEEHNTFQVLIALNSLVKDAEKLDEKVYGTSKDWQALQQAIADANAVIGSYEPSEEELTTAYHTLKELYLSVTEKKEIQGTAIITVEKNENGTYRLTASVKDGVERAEYEYRWRTGETGPVLDQVSAEVLIGSTVEVSREDLYGTLKAQLQVPEAPAATVIAGTDYMKVTWNAPAQADNQPLPESYVVSVYKEGVLVKEITCAGDATEALVDGLEVQTGYIVKVAAVSPVGRSDRAVLAAQTQEKPSVNPGDNGNQDNGNGNNNGGQNGGNSNNGNNGNGSNANNGSNGSNGNNSNGSGNGSSGNNSNGSGNSSGGSGPNGSGSSSNTDNGGSSGGAVKTGDNTPWELYLAGLLASAAIAAAVSRKRRAK
- the truA gene encoding tRNA pseudouridine(38-40) synthase TruA: MKNFKLTIEYDGSRYSGWQRLGKGESTNTIENKIKEVLKKMSGQDVELFCGSRTEAGVHAYGQVISCKLDTDLSAAKVRQYLNRYLPMDIAVLEAEEMPERFHAALNAHSRTYVYRVAIGDVPSVFERKYTYYCFGRPDVSTMKEAAALLKGTHDFAAFSTAKKSKSTVRTITDLEVYADDKELQITITANDFLHNMARMIASTLLDIGLGKRPVSDIPAIFDPKAPAEASVPADPQGLFLERVDY